In the genome of Bufo bufo chromosome 9, aBufBuf1.1, whole genome shotgun sequence, the window ATAATTTAAACTGGCAAAGAGTATGACAGAACTTATTTAAGTTGAGTTATAAAATAGCTGCCCCACTCCATGAGGTCCTAGTCCATGAACCCAGTGTCTTGCCTATTCTCTTTCAGGGCTGCTGCTTCCAGTGTTGCTCTGAAACTGTTCAACCCAAGCATTGATAGTCTGGGATATGGCCACAGCAAGGTCATCCGTATGGACTCCTACAATTGTGAGTCTATAGTAGGTCTCTTATGATGCATTTGTTTGCGGGCTGTCACTTTATTATACTAAAATATGACTTTACATTGTAGACCCTTTAATGAGTGGAGCCGCCGCCGAGGTCAACATCATGAATAGTGCCAACACCATGTTCCCAGTGTTCATTTTGGCCAAAGTTAGAGCCCAAGTAGCTGATGCCGTGAGCGACGTTATAGAGGTAAGAGGAatcaatataactaatataataaagACTGATATAAATGATAAATATGACAATATAGCATAATAGCACTGTACCACTGGGAAAACACTTCAGTCCACTCATGGAGGTAAAGATCATCCATGTCGTTATCCTTCATAGGTTGGTATCAGAGGAGAAGGACTCGAACAGATATTGAGAAAGCAAGACATCCAGTTCCGCGATTTCCCAATGAGGAAGAAGATCAACCAGATCATGAAATTGGTGAGTGCTTTTCTTCCTCTGTCCTTCTTACTGTCCGGTTGCCATTGCCTGTAATGGATGTTGTAACTTTATATTCCTTCGCAGCTTAAAGGATTCAAATCTCAGCCATCTCAGACTCCACTTATGTCTGCATATGTAAAAGTCTCTGGCCAGGAACTTTCCTTCACTGAAATGAACAAAGACACCATTCAAACTTTCACCCAGGTAAGAATAACCTACAAGTTTTCACAACACGTGAATGTCATATGGTCCTTATGTCTATGGTAGCTTATTATTGGCTTGAATTATTTCAGGCACTAAATGAGCCAGCAGACAGACATGCTGCAGTCAAGAGATCCGTTAACCAGCTTCTGAATGGAGTGGCTGGACAATACGCCTGGGCAATTATGGCATCTGAATCTCGTCGTATCACCCCAACTACTGTTGGTTTGCCAATGGAGATCAGTGTGTACTCTGCCGTTGTAGCCAATGCCCCCGTGAACAGTATGTAAACGTGAATGAATACTTCATTTTGTCCAATCTCGTATGAGTAGCGAATTGACAAGATTATTTATTTACCACAGTTGATGTGAAGATGAACCCAGCTTACACACCAGACTTCAGTATTGCTCAGTTGCTGGAATCTCAGTTACAGATCAACGCAGATGTCAACCCAAGGTGAGATCCAACTTGAATAAGGGTAAAAAAGAAGTGGGCTGGCGCAATGTGCAATGTGATAATGTGTCATGTCTTCTCACAGCTTGTTAATTCATGGTGTATCAACTGTGGGAATCAACACCCCCTTAATCCAGAGTGGAATTGAATTTCATGCCAAGGCACATGCAAACATCCCTGGAAAATTCATGGCCCGCATAGATATGAAAGAAAGAAACATTAAGTTTGAAGCACAACCCTGTCAACAGGAGAATGACTTACTTCGCATAAGGTATGTTTTAATGGTTGATATTTCATGAGAGATAACTTACTGAACTCATTGCACCCATTGGCCACAAAATCTTAAGTCTAAAATAAAAAGATTGTTGGTTCCacgaaggtgacaaaaaaagttatgAAGAATTCCTCCAACTTTTCTTTCAATTTTGTGCAGAGCAGAGACATATGCTGTCTCAAGAAATGTTGAGGATTTGGATGCTGTTAAGATGACACCACTTGTGCCAAAAGCAGCCAGCCAAAGTATCCTCCAGAAACACTTTGAGTCCAAAGGCAGAGCTTCAGCTGAAGGAGCCAGTATGATGGTAACGGCTAAGAATTTCTACATTTCTGAAGAAGTAGAATCATATCTCCAAATCTGTTATCAATCCTTTATTTCTTCTTTTTACCAGGAGGCCTCCTCAGAAATCAGATCCAAGAAATATGTGGGTCTTGCAAATGTACATCGTTCCCATTACACCCAGGTGTTCAAaccctgcatgaaaatcgcacataTTCCCATCCAAGTTTGTTTTAACATGAACTCTCGCAGTGCTGCAGCACGCAAAGACTCAATCTTCTATAGAGCGGTGGGAAATCATGATATCAGGGTCACAATGAAACCAGGTTAGCAGTTTCTTGGTACAGCACTGTGTGGGTTTTTGTAGTTTGTGTTCCTTTGGTTCCAGGTTGTTTGATGCCTGGTCTCTGTATGTATACAGCTCACACTGATGCCGCAATTGAAAAGATCCAAGTTGAGGTAACAGCCGGACCCAGGGCGGCCTCGAAGATAATTGCCCTGGTTGAGGTAGAGGAGAATGAAGGTGAAAAACTTGAGGAATCTGAGATCCAAAAGAGACTGAAGGCCATCCTTGGCATTGAGGACATTGCAGTAGGTGTTGATTAACTCATGTTATGCTGGGTTCCATGAATATGAGTATATTGTTGTTTGGCCAACTTGcactctttttttttccccttaggcCAGGAATGAAAGTCTGGCTCAACgcaacaaaaagcaaaaaactaaaaaactgcgTAAAACAATAGCTGCAGATGGTACAGAGACTGATTTGGCCCGTGCATTATCATCCTCTAGCTCttcatcttcttcctcttcttcctcttcatcTTCGTCATCATCTGCACCTGGTCAAAGAGCTAAAAGCAGACAACATGGTCAGAAACAGCAAAGCTCTAGCAGTCAgtcaagcagcagcagtagtagaagcagcagcagaaacAGGAGTCAGAAACAAGCACAATGGGATGCAGCAGCTCAAACAAACAGAGGCCATAATAAGAGAAGCAGctctggcagcagcagcagcagttccagcagtagcagcagcagcagcagttccAGCAGTGGCAGCAGTTCCAGCAGTCCcagcagtagcagtagcagcagaggcagcagacAAGGAAGACATAATAGGCcaagcagcagtagtagcagcagcagcagtagcagcagcagcagtagcagcagcagcagcagtagctctCTGAGGAACAGCAAAAATAGGCAACAGCAACGTGAACAAGCAAAACAACATCAACATGGAGACAggcgcagaagcagcagcagcagtagtagcagcagcagcagcagtagcagcagcagccaatCCTCTAGAAACGGggtatgttatatatatatgtgtggatAAATAGAATGTGGCCCCATGTTATATATCTGCCCATTAATGCCCATGTGCTATTTTCATTTACAGAGACACAGAGAATTTTATAACCTTCGCTTTAGACCAGTACAGACACAAAGAGTAAGTTTCCACTTTTCGCAAGCCCTTTGCCACATATGTGGATTTCCTCCATAAGAGACCGTTTTCCTGTGTGCAATTTGTATAAGGGATGATAGAATCATAATCAATAATTACATTTACTGTGATATCCTAACATGAACCATTATCTTTCTAGCATGGCAGCAAACAACAGTACTCCTCTTCATCTTCAAGCTCCTCATCTTCAAGCAGCAGCAGTGCTCCCAGGCATACTCGCCAGGTAGATCTTGTTGGCGTACATGCTAAACCTAAACTCTGTCATCATTTATGGAACCTCATTTAAAAGGTTATTTTCtgcctttagggcaaatttatggGTGACAACAAACCCCCGGCATTGGTCGCCACCGTGCGCGCGGTCAGAAATGACAAAACCCGTCAAGGATACCAGATGATCATCTACGCAGACTATTATGTCTCCAGACCTCATTTCCAGGCCTACATTGTAGATTTCACTAAGACGAGCAGGTGGAGAGCTTGTCTCAATGCTGAAGTTGTGAGCTCTCATGAAGCCACGGTGAGCCAATGTCTATGTTgtaaaaactttaaaaatatGAATGACTTTTATGTCTTTTCTGTTGAACATGTAAATATTTTAACCAATTTAGGCCAGCATCAAGTGGGGACAGAACTGTCAGGATTACAAGATTGCAACCAAAGCTCAAACTGGACACCTGGGTAACCAACCTGCAGTAAAGGTGACGGTTCAATGGCCAAAAGTACCATCCAAACTGAAGTCTGCTGCCTCATAGTAAGTTGTTATTAGCACCATTGTGAAATGTATTATGTGGGCATAGATGACAAGGTTGGGAAAAAAACATAAGTTCCTTCAAGTCCAAAACATATTCCTACTGGGTTGATCCACAGAAAGGCAAATACCCATATGAGATGGTGTCCAATTGGCCCATATATACTTCCTGACTGCAAATATGGCCATCTGAATTAATCCTTGAATCAGCATCtcatctccagaaatctagtgACTGTAACTTGTGATATTATTACTTTGAAGAAAGGTATCCATGCCCCTCTCGAACCTGCTCAATGAATAAGCCATCTCTACCTCCTCTGATAgagaattccatagtctcactgctcaaaAGATCTTCATCTATGTTGATGACGAAACATTCTTTCCTCTAGACATAGAGGATGCCATCTTGTTATTGTTAGTGGCCTAGGTCTCATAGGGGTGAAAGCCCCAATCAAAACTCTAAAGTCTCTATAGATTGTCTTGTGACAAATTATGTATTAACGAGTCATTATTTGTGTTAGTGTTTCAGAATTTGTACCAGGAGCTGCATACATGTTGGGATTCTCTGAGAAATACAAAAAGAATGATCAACGACAAGCAAAACTAATCATGTCCCTAAGTTCTCCAAGAACCATTGACATTGCTCTCCAGCTCCCAAAGGTAAATGGGAATATTTCCTCATATTGCATTGAATTCTATTTAGCAAGGCCATCATAATAATTGTTATATATGTGTAAATTCCCTTGCCATAGTTGACACTATTCGACAGAGCTCTCAGAATACCTGTTCCAATCCCAGTTCGTCACGTTTCTCAAAGTGAAATTCAACAAGCTCCAACCTGGAACATATTCGCCGAAGCTCCTCAAATGTTCCTGGAGTCTTTGCAAGGTTTGATAATGCACAGATAATTTCTATTAAAAGAAACAGAATTTCCTTATGATCTACAATTTTTACACGGCAATTAAACTTTTTACAGGTGAATGTAAGGTTTCTGAAAACCGCCTTACAACCTTTAATGGTATTGACCTTGCTTATGACATGCCTGAAAACTGCTATCACATTCTGGCCCATGATTGCACCGATGAGATGAAATTCATGGTGATGGTGAAGAAATCCAAACACGACCCAAAAAACAAAGACATTAACATTAAAGTTGGCCAATAGTGAGTATGAAAGCTTCAAAATTAGAAACTCAAAATGTAAAACTTTTACATTTGGTAAATCCAAAATGTGGACTTCTCCGCTCTCCATCGAAAGAAGAAAATGTAATATCTGATACAATGTTGAATGTGGTTATCTTACATAAATTACAGTATGTGTATGACTAATATTAGTGAAAGAATAATCTTGATGTTATTCTCATATAGTGACATTTCCATGTCCTACAAGTCTGGATCACCGGAGATGACCCTCAATGGAGTTGTCTTGTCGGAAAGCCAACTTCCATACAAATCATTTGCCGGTAGGCGTCTATACATTAAAAATACATTGATAGGATATCTGCAGTAGTAAGTATATTAACAATACAATGTGCTGTTTTTATCTTTTAGAACCAGTAGTGGAGATTCTGAAGACAGAAAATGGTTTGTCCGTCTTGGCACCAGAATATGGCATTGAGAAGATCAACTATGATGGACTGAATGTTCAGGTACTTCTAGTGTGGCTGTATTTAGGGTTGAGAATTTGAGGTCTACCATGATTGTTCTAGTGCACAATATGGATATCCATTCGTAAAAAATATTAGACAACGATCCATCTCGGGTATATATGGAGATGGCCCTTTTGGTTTAAAGACCTACCATGAAGGTTCAAAAGGATCTGAAATGATTCTAGATTAGAATAGATTACAATTTCAAATTCATATAAGTAAGTAATTAACTCAACTCTCTGTTTTGTCAGGTGATCCCAGCTGTCTGGATGAAGGGCAAGATCTGCGGTGCATGTGGTCGCAATGATGGTGAGTCACTACAAGAGTTCCATAGGCCCGATGGTTCAGTAGCCAAGGATGAAATGAGCCATGTTCACTCGTGGATTCTTCCTGCCCAGACTTGTGCTGAAGGTAAGTGAAGAAGCTATGTTACATTCCCATAAATATCCCAAATTGTGCGTCAGCATAGATCTAGAACATAATCATATTTGATCTCTACGCTAGGTTGCAATGTTCAACAGTCACTTGTGAAACTTGAGAAGGAAATTGATGGTGAAAAATCCAAGTGTTATTCAGTTCACCCCGTTTTAAGATGCTCCAAAGGATGTTCCCCAGTTAAGACAGCTGAAGTAACTACTGGTTTCCATTGTCTGCCTTCTGGTAAGTGTCTCTCTTACTGCTTGCAAAGTATTTCAATACTCCACAGTCAAGCAGCGATGATGTAACTCACGTGGTTAAGTTGACAGCCATTTTCACCTTGGTCTATGAATTTCTCTGTAGGAGCAACTCTTAACCTGGATGAAGGACAAGTAAGCCTGGACAAATCTGAAGACTTCACCGAACTTGTTGAAGCGCACACATCATGTTCATGTGAAAACTTAACCTGCTCATCTTAATCCAGTGTCCCAACAGCACTTTTTCTCTGGAAGATATGTTAATTCCCTGTATAATCTGTGTACCCCACAGAGAGATATGATTTTCActtcagggtaaccccaaaaaatAATCTAGACTTTGTAATGTATTTCATTCCCAATAAAAGTTTGCATTCAAAAATAATTCACTTGTGGTTCTATTTTATCTTAATGATTTGAACGATAGGTGGTCAGTCATCATACGTATTCATACATACGATAAATGATCCAAAGCTATAATGAACAACAGTTTATGCAATGCACTATACAAAGCTGAAGAACATAGGTTCAA includes:
- the LOC120979278 gene encoding vitellogenin-A2-like, which gives rise to MRGIILALVLALAGARAGPEMYLDPTFSQNKDTLYAYEAVILTGLPGNEFAKAGINIDCKLQISPYSQRTYLLKAQSLTIKEINGAWPKDPDTRSSKLTQAIAEQLTKPIKFEYHNGRIGNVYASNDVSKTVVNLFKGILSLFNVNIKKSQNVYDVQERSIGGVCHTKYVIQEDKRGDQLSVVKSIDFNNCEDKVAKYIGMEFLEHCATCNRIHKNIRNAATFTYKMKNREHNTIITDITSEQVILYAPFLEHNSGAVMEAKQILTFTGTKSSQRNTPQLELQDHGNLQYKFDDELYIMPFVLTQTKSIEAQIVETLQHLVQNIQQKMPKDASDKFMKLVQLLRHATHGILQTIWKQFAEKSRYRSWILQALPMTRTADSLKIIYQIIHNGDMTNAEAFRMLPIALHYTRGSQQALQIAQDIIRDSKVDKNPALFKVAMLGYGSMVKKYCDRLSTCPESVLDPINDLAAEALSKAHEEDMTLALKAMGNAAQSECIKRIQKFLPGFSSGAHQLPVRVQVDAVMALRNIAKKDTRRVQETLMNVYMNPDIRTEARMVSSLALLETKPSLAMVANIANVAVRESKYNLQLASYVYSRLKALAKSSIPQLEPVAAASSVALKLFNPSIDSLGYGHSKVIRMDSYNYPLMSGAAAEVNIMNSANTMFPVFILAKVRAQVADAVSDVIEVGIRGEGLEQILRKQDIQFRDFPMRKKINQIMKLLKGFKSQPSQTPLMSAYVKVSGQELSFTEMNKDTIQTFTQALNEPADRHAAVKRSVNQLLNGVAGQYAWAIMASESRRITPTTVGLPMEISVYSAVVANAPVNIDVKMNPAYTPDFSIAQLLESQLQINADVNPSLLIHGVSTVGINTPLIQSGIEFHAKAHANIPGKFMARIDMKERNIKFEAQPCQQENDLLRIRAETYAVSRNVEDLDAVKMTPLVPKAASQSILQKHFESKGRASAEGASMMEASSEIRSKKYVGLANVHRSHYTQVFKPCMKIAHIPIQVCFNMNSRSAAARKDSIFYRAVGNHDIRVTMKPAHTDAAIEKIQVEVTAGPRAASKIIALVEVEENEGEKLEESEIQKRLKAILGIEDIAARNESLAQRNKKQKTKKLRKTIAADGTETDLARALSSSSSSSSSSSSSSSSSSSAPGQRAKSRQHGQKQQSSSSQSSSSSSRSSSRNRSQKQAQWDAAAQTNRGHNKRSSSGSSSSSSSSSSSSSSSSSGSSSSSPSSSSSSRGSRQGRHNRPSSSSSSSSSSSSSSSSSSSSSSLRNSKNRQQQREQAKQHQHGDRRRSSSSSSSSSSSSSSSSQSSRNGRHREFYNLRFRPVQTQRHGSKQQYSSSSSSSSSSSSSSAPRHTRQGKFMGDNKPPALVATVRAVRNDKTRQGYQMIIYADYYVSRPHFQAYIVDFTKTSRWRACLNAEVVSSHEATASIKWGQNCQDYKIATKAQTGHLGNQPAVKVTVQWPKVPSKLKSAASYVSEFVPGAAYMLGFSEKYKKNDQRQAKLIMSLSSPRTIDIALQLPKLTLFDRALRIPVPIPVRHVSQSEIQQAPTWNIFAEAPQMFLESLQGECKVSENRLTTFNGIDLAYDMPENCYHILAHDCTDEMKFMVMVKKSKHDPKNKDINIKVGQYDISMSYKSGSPEMTLNGVVLSESQLPYKSFAEPVVEILKTENGLSVLAPEYGIEKINYDGLNVQVIPAVWMKGKICGACGRNDGESLQEFHRPDGSVAKDEMSHVHSWILPAQTCAEGCNVQQSLVKLEKEIDGEKSKCYSVHPVLRCSKGCSPVKTAEVTTGFHCLPSGATLNLDEGQVSLDKSEDFTELVEAHTSCSCENLTCSS